In Paenibacillus sp. FSL M7-0420, a single genomic region encodes these proteins:
- a CDS encoding response regulator transcription factor — MSTHLKDSGHRRRILIVEDDEHINAILHDGLTAAGFQCTRAYSGSEGMLNLAEQEYHLIVLDLMLPGLSGEGFMHRLREELKSRIPVIVLSAKDQLDHKLDLFTLGADDYVTKPFELEELIARIHVHIQRTAAGEPVKEFRHKNLVLDCTAYSVRIHGTELSLTRQEFRIVELLVKNPTRVFTKQDLYELAWEEIYLGEDKTITVHVSNIRNKIKAHDSEAYIDTVWGIGFRLSP; from the coding sequence ATGAGTACCCATCTCAAGGATAGCGGGCACCGCAGGAGAATTCTCATCGTTGAGGATGACGAGCATATTAACGCAATTCTGCATGACGGGCTTACCGCCGCAGGCTTTCAGTGTACCCGGGCCTATTCGGGCAGTGAAGGGATGCTGAATCTGGCAGAGCAGGAGTACCACCTGATTGTCTTAGACCTGATGCTGCCCGGATTGTCCGGCGAAGGGTTCATGCACCGTTTGCGTGAGGAGTTGAAGTCCCGGATTCCGGTAATTGTCCTCTCGGCAAAGGATCAGCTGGATCATAAGCTGGATCTGTTCACGCTGGGCGCTGACGATTATGTGACCAAGCCCTTTGAGCTGGAGGAGCTGATTGCCCGCATCCATGTCCATATCCAGCGGACGGCTGCCGGTGAGCCGGTGAAGGAGTTCAGGCATAAAAATCTGGTACTGGACTGCACGGCCTACAGTGTCAGGATTCATGGAACTGAGCTTTCGCTGACCCGCCAGGAATTCAGAATTGTCGAGTTGCTGGTTAAGAATCCTACCCGCGTGTTCACGAAGCAGGATCTCTATGAGCTGGCCTGGGAGGAGATCTATCTGGGCGAGGACAAGACGATAACGGTACATGTCAGCAATATCCGCAATAAAATCAAAGCGCACGACAGCGAAGCCTATATCGATACGGTCTGGGGCATCGGCTTCCGGCTGAGTCCATGA
- a CDS encoding AI-2E family transporter has product MEEWFRSKWLRWMTGVLLSLIILYFVWLLRPMLNGVFLFLKAILAPFLAAMIISYVLNPVVTMLSRRKMPRSVAVLLIYAVFLTSLAVILINLIPMFIEQLEELNEHLPEMTLHAQGLMKGMNSRLIPPGVETGMNNWFYQLENRLAEGISHFLNNIASTIGVLFNAFIVPFLVFYILKDFEVFERMVVSCLPRSRRKSIVMLLKDIDEALGNYIRGQFLVCIIIGVLAYIGYAIIGMPYALLFACVVAVFNIIPYMGPFLGAAPAIIMASTLSWRLVLLVAVVNTLCQMLESNVISPQVVGRKLHLHPLLIIFALLVGGEIAGMIGLILAVPFFAAAKVVIQHIIGYYIRRRPA; this is encoded by the coding sequence ATGGAGGAGTGGTTCCGCAGTAAATGGCTCCGCTGGATGACCGGCGTGCTGCTCTCACTGATTATTCTATATTTCGTCTGGCTGCTCCGTCCGATGCTGAATGGGGTATTCCTGTTTCTAAAAGCGATCCTGGCTCCGTTCCTGGCCGCCATGATTATCTCCTATGTGCTGAATCCGGTGGTCACTATGCTCTCCCGGAGAAAAATGCCGCGCAGCGTAGCCGTCCTGCTGATCTATGCGGTGTTCCTGACCTCGCTTGCGGTGATTCTAATCAATCTGATCCCGATGTTCATTGAACAGCTGGAGGAACTGAACGAGCATCTGCCGGAGATGACGCTGCACGCGCAGGGGCTGATGAAGGGCATGAATTCCAGACTGATTCCGCCCGGGGTGGAGACGGGAATGAATAACTGGTTTTATCAGCTGGAGAACCGCCTGGCCGAAGGCATCTCCCACTTCCTTAATAATATCGCTTCGACCATTGGCGTGCTGTTCAACGCATTCATTGTGCCTTTTCTCGTGTTCTATATTCTGAAGGACTTCGAGGTATTCGAACGGATGGTGGTCTCCTGTCTGCCCCGTTCGCGCCGCAAGTCGATTGTGATGCTGCTAAAAGACATTGATGAAGCGCTCGGCAACTATATCCGCGGGCAGTTTCTCGTCTGCATCATCATCGGTGTGCTCGCTTATATCGGCTACGCGATTATCGGCATGCCTTATGCGCTGCTGTTCGCCTGTGTTGTCGCGGTATTCAACATTATTCCTTATATGGGTCCGTTTCTGGGGGCGGCCCCGGCCATTATAATGGCCTCAACCTTGTCTTGGCGCCTTGTCCTGCTGGTGGCGGTGGTGAATACCCTGTGCCAAATGCTGGAGAGCAACGTGATCTCTCCGCAGGTTGTAGGACGGAAGCTGCATCTGCATCCGCTGCTGATCATCTTCGCGCTGCTGGTCGGCGGGGAGATTGCCGGAATGATCGGACTGATTCTGGCCGTTCCTTTCTTCGCCGCCGCCAAGGTGGTCATTCAGCATATCATCGGCTATTATATCCGCAGAAGGCCGGCATAA
- a CDS encoding ComEA family DNA-binding protein: protein MDKRMIICAITAALLGGGLVWAADHKAQDTGIAGWTTLNAGMAQALGVADVGIDGGSSAGGKVAGGEVAGGGTAGSGVAGSEVVGGGKAGSGVASGSAAGDGAVGWSVAGTAGSGEAGGEVAVGGKVGSGVTGNAATGGATVDTGAGGSVTGNGVAGANVVGEAGSGVVGGAATGDGTAGAGAASAGISGAGAADSGGPGGAAGSGGASGTAAATAGTGGAAGTAPPAAADGRINVNTADAKALMDLPGIGEKKAQAIIDYRTSKGAFRSANELGKVKGIGPKLLEKLKPLVVF from the coding sequence ATGGATAAAAGAATGATCATCTGTGCCATCACCGCCGCGCTGCTGGGCGGCGGCCTGGTATGGGCCGCAGACCATAAAGCACAGGACACCGGCATCGCCGGATGGACGACGCTGAACGCCGGAATGGCGCAGGCGCTGGGAGTGGCGGACGTAGGCATTGATGGCGGGAGTTCGGCGGGCGGTAAGGTGGCAGGTGGCGAGGTAGCGGGTGGCGGTACGGCAGGTAGTGGAGTGGCTGGTAGCGAGGTAGTTGGTGGTGGTAAGGCGGGTAGTGGAGTGGCTAGCGGGAGTGCGGCGGGAGACGGAGCAGTTGGCTGGAGTGTTGCAGGTACGGCGGGTAGTGGAGAGGCGGGTGGCGAGGTAGCTGTTGGCGGTAAGGTGGGTAGTGGAGTAACTGGCAACGCAGCCACGGGTGGTGCAACAGTAGACACAGGAGCTGGCGGGAGTGTGACTGGTAATGGAGTTGCTGGCGCGAATGTTGTAGGCGAGGCGGGTAGCGGAGTTGTTGGCGGTGCGGCCACTGGTGATGGAACAGCTGGCGCTGGAGCGGCGAGTGCCGGGATATCGGGTGCGGGTGCGGCGGACTCAGGAGGACCCGGAGGAGCGGCGGGAAGCGGCGGTGCAAGTGGAACGGCGGCTGCAACAGCTGGAACTGGTGGAGCCGCTGGCACTGCACCCCCGGCAGCGGCTGACGGCCGGATCAATGTGAATACAGCCGATGCCAAAGCCCTCATGGACCTGCCGGGCATCGGAGAGAAGAAAGCACAGGCGATTATCGACTACCGCACCAGTAAGGGAGCCTTCCGCAGCGCGAACGAGCTGGGCAAGGTGAAGGGCATCGGCCCCAAGCTGCTGGAGAAGCTGAAGCCGCTGGTGGTCTTTTAA
- the bglS gene encoding beta-glucanase, with amino-acid sequence MTLLLAGLLTGAPSVSAATVFDEPLTYFNPATWQKADGYSNGSMFNCTWRANNISFTSGGQLRLALTSPSNNKFDGAEYRSVYKYGYGKYEVSMKPAKNSGIVSSFFTYTGPSDGTPWDEIDIEFLGKDTTKVQFNYYTNGVGGHEKIVNLGFDASQSYHTYAFDWQPGYIKWYVDGVLKHTATSNIPSRPGKIMMNLWNGTGVDSWLGSYNGANPLYAYYDWLKFTGN; translated from the coding sequence ATGACCCTGCTGCTTGCCGGTCTGCTGACAGGAGCTCCGTCCGTTTCGGCGGCCACCGTCTTTGATGAGCCCCTGACCTACTTCAACCCCGCAACCTGGCAAAAAGCAGACGGCTACTCGAATGGCTCCATGTTCAACTGTACCTGGCGTGCGAATAACATCTCTTTCACGAGCGGCGGACAGCTTCGTCTGGCCCTGACCAGTCCCAGCAATAATAAATTTGACGGCGCGGAGTACCGCTCTGTGTACAAGTACGGCTACGGCAAATACGAGGTCAGCATGAAGCCGGCCAAGAACAGCGGGATCGTCTCCTCCTTCTTCACCTACACCGGGCCTTCAGACGGCACGCCCTGGGATGAGATTGATATTGAGTTCCTCGGCAAGGATACCACCAAGGTCCAATTCAACTATTACACGAACGGCGTTGGCGGCCATGAGAAGATTGTCAATCTCGGCTTCGATGCTTCCCAGAGCTATCATACGTACGCCTTCGATTGGCAGCCGGGTTATATTAAATGGTATGTAGACGGGGTCTTGAAGCATACGGCAACCAGCAATATCCCCTCCCGGCCCGGTAAAATCATGATGAACCTCTGGAACGGAACGGGTGTGGATTCCTGGCTCGGTTCCTATAACGGGGCGAACCCGCTCTACGCCTATTACGATTGGCTGAAATTCACAGGCAACTAA
- a CDS encoding deoxycytidylate deaminase — protein sequence MTVAYRKNWDTYFMDIACMVSTRSRCPRRHVGAVLVQGKKLLGTAYNGAPMGVPDCSEAGCMVSEQYEREMIDGVETMVKKQRCIRTIHAEQNLLLFTDRSDREGSTVYVTDEPCWTCANMLANSGIVEIVYLRPYKKDMEKVQAMLSSKGIVFRQLENYEPPKETMISVSE from the coding sequence ATGACTGTGGCTTACCGCAAGAACTGGGATACATACTTCATGGATATTGCCTGCATGGTCTCCACCCGTTCGCGCTGTCCCCGCCGCCATGTCGGCGCGGTGCTGGTGCAGGGGAAGAAGCTGCTGGGTACGGCCTATAACGGTGCGCCGATGGGCGTTCCTGACTGCTCGGAAGCAGGCTGTATGGTATCTGAGCAATACGAGCGTGAGATGATAGACGGTGTAGAGACAATGGTCAAAAAGCAGCGCTGTATCCGTACAATCCATGCCGAGCAGAATCTGCTGCTGTTCACAGACCGGAGCGACCGGGAAGGCAGTACGGTCTACGTTACGGATGAGCCGTGCTGGACCTGTGCCAATATGCTGGCTAACAGCGGAATCGTGGAGATTGTCTACCTGCGTCCTTACAAGAAAGACATGGAGAAGGTACAGGCGATGCTCTCCTCCAAAGGAATCGTGTTCCGTCAATTGGAGAACTACGAGCCGCCTAAGGAAACGATGATTTCGGTATCTGAATAA
- the leuS gene encoding leucine--tRNA ligase, translated as MSDNIGYRAQTIEPKWQKFWDENKTFKTSEESGKPKFYALDMFPYPSGAGLHVGHPEGYTATDIVSRFKRMRGYNVLHPMGWDAFGLPAEQYAMDTGQHPRDITFKNIDNFRRQIKSLGFSYDWDREISTTDPGYYKWTQWIFIQLYNRGLAYVAEVSVNWCEALGTVLANEEVIDGKSERGGHPVVRRPMRQWILKITEYADRLLEDLEELDWEESIKDMQRNWIGKSTGAEVTFAIEGHEAVLEVFTTRPDTLFGASYCVLAPEHKLVDAITTDEQKAAVAEYRDKASRKSDLERTDLAKEKSGVFTGAYAINPVNGAQVPIWIADYVLAGYGTGAIMAVPGHDARDWEFAKQFGLNIIEVVQGGNIEEEAYSGDGPHVNSGFLDGLSNTEAMAQMIAWLEEKGSGKGKVTYRLRDWLFSRQRYWGEPIPILHLEDGTMKTVPVDQLPLVLPDVDAIKPSGTGESPLANVTEWVETIDPETGMKARRETNTMPQWAGSCWYYLRYIDPHNDQELCSPEKQKEWLPVDLYIGGAEHAVLHLLYARFWHKVLYDIGVVDTKEPFHKLVNQGMILGNNNEKMSKSRGNVINPDEIVEAYGADTLRVYEMFMGPLEATKPWNEKGVEGIHRFLSRVWRLFVNEDGSLSAKITEGGGTDEFKRTWHKTLKKVTEDFEHLRFNTAISQLMIFINDAYKQESLSKEAAEQFVQMLSPLAPHIAEELWELLGHEGSISYVAWPSYDEAWTVDAEVEIVVQVNGKIVQRALIPADMGQQEMQDHALALPNVKAAVEGKTVRKIIAVPGKLVNIVVG; from the coding sequence ATGAGCGATAATATTGGATACCGCGCCCAGACCATCGAGCCGAAATGGCAGAAATTCTGGGACGAGAACAAGACCTTCAAGACAAGTGAAGAATCAGGCAAGCCGAAATTCTACGCCCTGGATATGTTCCCGTATCCTTCCGGCGCAGGGCTGCACGTAGGCCATCCGGAAGGCTATACCGCCACCGACATCGTGTCCCGCTTCAAACGGATGCGCGGCTACAACGTACTGCACCCGATGGGCTGGGATGCCTTCGGACTTCCGGCAGAGCAGTATGCCATGGATACCGGCCAGCATCCGCGTGACATTACCTTCAAGAACATTGACAATTTCCGCCGCCAGATCAAGTCGCTGGGCTTCTCCTACGACTGGGACCGTGAGATCAGTACGACAGATCCGGGGTACTACAAGTGGACGCAGTGGATTTTCATCCAGCTGTACAATCGTGGATTGGCTTATGTGGCCGAAGTATCGGTGAACTGGTGCGAGGCGCTGGGAACGGTTCTTGCGAATGAAGAAGTCATCGACGGCAAAAGCGAGCGCGGCGGCCATCCCGTCGTCCGCAGACCGATGCGCCAGTGGATTCTGAAGATTACCGAATACGCCGACCGCCTGCTGGAGGATCTGGAGGAGCTGGACTGGGAAGAGAGCATCAAGGATATGCAGCGCAACTGGATCGGCAAATCGACCGGCGCTGAGGTGACCTTTGCGATTGAGGGGCATGAGGCTGTGCTTGAAGTGTTCACTACCCGTCCCGATACCCTGTTCGGAGCAAGCTATTGCGTACTCGCACCGGAGCATAAGCTGGTGGATGCCATCACCACGGATGAGCAGAAGGCAGCCGTTGCCGAATACCGCGACAAGGCTTCCCGCAAGAGCGATCTGGAACGCACGGATCTGGCTAAGGAGAAAAGCGGTGTATTCACCGGCGCTTATGCGATTAATCCGGTGAACGGCGCGCAGGTGCCGATCTGGATTGCTGACTATGTGCTGGCGGGCTACGGAACCGGAGCCATTATGGCCGTTCCGGGCCATGATGCCCGTGACTGGGAGTTCGCCAAGCAGTTCGGCCTGAACATTATCGAAGTGGTGCAGGGCGGCAATATCGAAGAAGAAGCCTACTCCGGTGACGGTCCGCATGTCAATTCGGGATTCCTCGACGGCCTGTCCAATACTGAAGCGATGGCTCAGATGATCGCCTGGCTGGAAGAGAAGGGCAGCGGTAAGGGTAAAGTAACCTACCGCCTGCGCGACTGGCTGTTCAGCCGCCAGCGTTACTGGGGCGAGCCGATTCCGATTCTGCACCTGGAAGACGGCACGATGAAGACCGTGCCTGTGGATCAGCTGCCGCTGGTTCTGCCGGATGTGGATGCCATCAAGCCTTCGGGCACTGGTGAATCCCCGCTGGCGAATGTGACAGAATGGGTGGAGACAATTGATCCCGAGACCGGCATGAAGGCCCGCCGCGAGACCAATACGATGCCGCAGTGGGCCGGCAGCTGCTGGTACTACCTGCGCTATATCGATCCGCACAATGATCAGGAGCTGTGTTCACCGGAGAAGCAGAAGGAATGGCTGCCGGTTGACCTGTACATTGGCGGAGCCGAGCATGCAGTGCTTCACCTGCTGTATGCCCGCTTCTGGCATAAGGTACTCTATGATATCGGCGTAGTCGATACCAAGGAGCCGTTCCACAAGCTGGTCAACCAGGGAATGATCCTGGGGAACAACAATGAGAAGATGAGTAAATCACGCGGCAATGTCATTAACCCGGATGAGATCGTGGAAGCCTACGGGGCAGATACCCTGCGCGTCTATGAGATGTTCATGGGGCCGCTGGAAGCCACCAAGCCTTGGAACGAGAAGGGTGTCGAAGGCATTCACCGCTTCCTCTCCCGCGTATGGCGCCTGTTCGTGAATGAAGACGGCAGCCTCAGCGCGAAGATTACAGAGGGCGGCGGCACGGATGAATTCAAACGCACCTGGCACAAGACGCTGAAGAAGGTAACCGAAGACTTCGAGCATCTGCGTTTCAATACGGCAATCAGCCAGCTGATGATTTTCATCAATGACGCTTACAAGCAGGAGAGCCTGTCTAAGGAAGCGGCAGAACAGTTCGTACAGATGCTGTCCCCGCTGGCACCGCATATTGCCGAAGAGCTGTGGGAGCTGCTGGGCCATGAAGGAAGCATCAGCTATGTCGCCTGGCCATCCTATGATGAAGCTTGGACCGTAGATGCTGAGGTTGAGATCGTGGTGCAGGTCAACGGTAAAATCGTCCAGCGCGCGCTGATTCCGGCGGATATGGGCCAGCAGGAGATGCAGGACCACGCCCTGGCCCTGCCGAATGTGAAGGCGGCCGTCGAAGGCAAAACCGTACGCAAAATCATTGCCGTTCCCGGCAAGCTGGTAAATATCGTAGTGGGTTAA
- a CDS encoding sensor histidine kinase: MKGVDLILIVLAGLLLLLLIAQTMYLLNYRRQVGQISSQLSFIMEHESRKLVATQLKPREIGRLVRECNNLLSRQQAMGEQFSRKNQEMNLAITSLSHDIRTPLTSLDGYLQLALRTEAEQEKGRYVALAQSRIQQIIKLVEELFLYTKLQNPEYELELQAVDVAEVLKRNLFTFIDDFTRSGNEPELRLPERSPRVMGDIHALERIFTNIIGNYFIHGEGPLTVEVEDRQEMLCIRFTNRLKAGSRVDTEKIFTRFYREDPSRTRHSSGLGLSIVKALMEKMNGDAEAGCTADTFSILIGFSKRGKEHSHEYPSQG, encoded by the coding sequence ATGAAAGGGGTTGATCTTATCCTTATTGTTCTGGCAGGACTCCTGCTGCTGCTGCTGATTGCCCAGACTATGTACCTGCTGAACTACCGGAGACAGGTCGGTCAGATCAGCAGCCAGCTGTCTTTTATTATGGAGCATGAGTCCCGTAAGCTGGTAGCGACCCAGTTGAAGCCAAGGGAGATCGGCAGGCTGGTGCGGGAGTGCAATAACCTGTTAAGCCGCCAGCAAGCGATGGGAGAACAGTTCAGCCGCAAGAATCAGGAGATGAATCTGGCGATTACCAGTCTGTCGCATGATATCCGCACGCCGCTCACTTCGCTGGATGGTTACCTTCAGCTGGCGCTGCGGACAGAGGCGGAGCAGGAGAAGGGGCGGTACGTAGCGCTTGCCCAGTCGAGAATACAGCAGATTATTAAGCTGGTAGAGGAGCTGTTCCTCTATACCAAGCTGCAGAATCCCGAATATGAATTGGAGCTGCAGGCGGTTGATGTGGCGGAGGTGCTGAAGCGGAACCTATTCACGTTCATTGATGATTTTACCCGGTCCGGGAATGAGCCTGAGCTTCGGCTGCCGGAGCGTTCTCCCCGGGTGATGGGGGATATCCATGCGCTGGAACGAATCTTTACCAATATCATCGGCAACTATTTCATCCACGGCGAAGGCCCGTTGACCGTAGAGGTTGAAGACAGGCAAGAGATGCTGTGTATACGCTTCACCAATCGGCTTAAGGCAGGCAGCAGGGTGGATACGGAGAAGATCTTTACCCGCTTTTACAGAGAAGATCCCTCGCGTACCCGGCATTCCTCAGGGCTTGGACTCTCGATTGTGAAGGCGCTGATGGAGAAAATGAACGGGGATGCAGAGGCCGGGTGTACAGCGGATACCTTCAGTATATTAATCGGATTCTCAAAAAGGGGGAAGGAGCATAGCCATGAGTACCCATCTCAAGGATAG
- a CDS encoding ComEC/Rec2 family competence protein translates to MNRRPLLSFTVCWVAGSAAGCLFSGRSLLFCLTGLLLLPVVWAVSSRIRWRMAGVLVTALIVAALYWEHSEVRNVSLLPEVLVQPVSELNEAYITAAGVIASPVERDGDRVDFVVKLSSVRLHQQGEQSAAAGAVGSDPEGERVTVQIKLQEESEIAEAALWQRGDRVVIEGELIQPQIARNFGGFDYRAYLLTQKIHWLLKGTGTASVTVNPQVSWEPSTILRWNDKARSVLGAEMSRLFQEPHAGYMKGLVIGIQKELDPETFRQFSQLGLTHILAISGMHVAVYVGVILVLLRRCRLTRETALTVTLLLVPVYVLLSGAGPSVIRAGIMSMIALLAARLGLLKDGLNILAASALMMLVWNPYLLLSVSFQLSFLVTAGLMVYTPLAAPLFRRLPGWLGSSLSVTIIAQLVSFPLTIYYFNQFSLLSVAANLLLVPFITFLVLPLGTLALLLGRVWNAASLLTAQLAEFLNNITFAAVEWVNGFTAGVLIWASPSFLWICLYYGLLYGLLHALKRRTEAMLVPQFMDDETRPLAELERPEPPGNHINTTNQPDFPSTANSRRATLAFQAYPPTGATRWSNSAAILCAVGLTILLYKGYKAEAIRDGFGSISYLDIGQGDSSLITTPGGAHILVDGGGTVSFGNREEWRIRRSPFEVGAKTLLPLLKQRGIHRLDAVILTHGDQDHAGGLQAVLEGMPVSALLFNGTLADTQPYTKLMTTALDAGVRLYPVQQGMSLEPDDATRLNFLWPEPRADGQTLPEEVEDQNHESVVFRLEMNGRSFLFTGDMDQAAEEAILHSASQSGIKQGRPIDALKVAHHGSKTATSADWLAFWNPGAAVISAGVNNLYGHPNGSVLERLADANTEIYRTDQQGEIQLRVGKEGISLRHKLTPIPVPH, encoded by the coding sequence ATGAACAGAAGGCCGCTCTTAAGCTTTACGGTCTGCTGGGTAGCGGGAAGTGCCGCAGGATGTTTGTTCTCTGGCCGCAGTCTGCTGTTCTGCCTCACAGGGCTGCTGTTGCTGCCTGTAGTCTGGGCGGTGAGCAGCAGAATACGCTGGAGGATGGCTGGAGTGTTGGTGACAGCGCTGATCGTGGCAGCCCTATACTGGGAGCACAGCGAGGTACGCAATGTGAGTCTGCTGCCTGAGGTGTTGGTGCAACCGGTAAGCGAACTGAATGAAGCATATATAACAGCCGCAGGCGTTATCGCTTCTCCGGTGGAGCGGGACGGGGACCGGGTGGATTTTGTCGTGAAGCTGTCCAGTGTCAGACTACACCAGCAAGGGGAACAGTCTGCCGCAGCGGGAGCAGTGGGGAGTGATCCTGAAGGTGAACGTGTAACTGTACAGATCAAGCTTCAGGAGGAGAGTGAGATCGCTGAGGCTGCCTTGTGGCAGCGGGGAGACCGGGTGGTCATTGAGGGGGAATTGATACAGCCCCAGATAGCGCGCAACTTCGGCGGATTCGACTACCGTGCCTATCTGCTCACCCAAAAGATTCACTGGCTGCTCAAAGGAACGGGAACAGCCAGTGTAACGGTTAACCCCCAAGTCTCGTGGGAGCCGTCCACTATTCTCCGCTGGAATGATAAGGCAAGATCTGTGCTCGGTGCAGAAATGAGCCGCTTATTTCAGGAGCCTCATGCGGGTTATATGAAGGGTCTCGTCATCGGCATCCAAAAGGAGCTGGACCCGGAGACCTTCAGACAGTTCTCTCAGCTCGGGCTCACCCATATCCTAGCCATCTCGGGGATGCATGTGGCGGTGTACGTCGGAGTAATCCTGGTTCTTCTGCGCCGCTGCCGCTTAACCAGGGAAACCGCACTAACGGTGACCTTGCTGCTGGTGCCGGTCTATGTGCTGCTGTCCGGGGCCGGACCGTCTGTGATCCGCGCCGGGATCATGAGCATGATTGCCCTGCTGGCGGCAAGGCTGGGCCTGCTCAAGGATGGACTGAACATTCTGGCTGCATCCGCTCTGATGATGCTGGTCTGGAATCCTTATCTGCTTCTCAGTGTCAGCTTTCAGCTGTCTTTTTTGGTGACGGCAGGACTTATGGTGTATACACCGCTCGCTGCGCCGCTGTTCAGGCGATTACCGGGCTGGCTGGGCAGCAGTCTCTCTGTAACGATTATTGCTCAGCTGGTCTCGTTTCCGCTGACGATTTATTATTTCAACCAATTCTCATTGTTGTCCGTTGCTGCTAATCTGCTGCTGGTTCCCTTCATCACCTTCCTGGTGCTGCCCTTAGGAACACTGGCGTTGCTCCTCGGAAGGGTCTGGAATGCAGCATCACTACTGACGGCGCAGCTTGCAGAGTTCCTGAATAATATTACATTCGCAGCAGTAGAGTGGGTGAACGGATTCACCGCCGGGGTGCTGATCTGGGCTTCGCCTTCCTTCCTGTGGATCTGCCTCTATTACGGTCTGTTATATGGTTTGTTACACGCGTTGAAACGGAGGACTGAGGCCATGCTTGTTCCCCAGTTCATGGATGATGAGACCCGTCCGCTGGCAGAGCTGGAGAGGCCGGAACCGCCGGGTAACCATATCAACACCACCAACCAGCCAGATTTTCCATCCACTGCGAACAGCAGAAGAGCGACGCTGGCCTTTCAAGCCTATCCGCCGACTGGAGCTACGCGCTGGAGTAATTCCGCAGCCATACTGTGTGCCGTAGGCCTGACCATTCTGCTCTATAAGGGCTATAAAGCTGAGGCTATACGCGACGGCTTCGGTTCCATCAGTTACCTGGACATAGGCCAGGGGGACAGCAGCCTGATTACCACGCCGGGCGGAGCCCATATCCTGGTGGACGGCGGCGGGACCGTGAGCTTCGGCAACCGGGAGGAATGGCGCATCCGCCGCAGCCCGTTCGAGGTCGGGGCGAAGACGCTGCTACCGCTCCTGAAGCAGCGGGGCATCCACCGGTTGGATGCGGTTATCTTGACGCATGGCGATCAGGACCATGCCGGAGGGCTCCAGGCGGTGCTAGAAGGGATGCCGGTATCAGCGCTACTGTTCAACGGAACATTGGCCGACACGCAGCCGTACACTAAGCTGATGACGACTGCGCTGGACGCGGGTGTCCGGCTGTATCCGGTGCAGCAGGGCATGTCGCTGGAACCGGACGATGCCACGCGGCTGAATTTCCTTTGGCCGGAGCCGCGAGCGGATGGACAGACCCTGCCGGAGGAAGTGGAGGACCAGAACCACGAATCGGTGGTGTTCCGGCTGGAGATGAACGGCCGGAGCTTTCTTTTCACAGGAGATATGGATCAGGCTGCAGAGGAGGCCATCCTACATTCCGCAAGTCAATCCGGGATTAAGCAAGGCAGACCCATCGATGCCCTCAAGGTCGCCCACCACGGCAGCAAAACCGCCACCAGCGCAGACTGGCTGGCCTTCTGGAACCCCGGGGCCGCTGTTATCTCAGCCGGTGTGAATAACCTGTACGGGCATCCGAATGGCAGTGTGCTGGAACGGCTGGCTGACGCAAATACTGAGATCTACCGGACCGATCAGCAGGGGGAGATTCAGCTTAGAGTGGGCAAGGAGGGCATCTCCCTACGCCACAAGCTCACCCCCATTCCCGTCCCGCACTAA
- the comER gene encoding late competence protein ComER yields the protein MKVGFIGTGSMGSLLIDTFLRSGALDPCDVMASNRSPGRLMELKKLHPGITICSGNIEAASESDLVFLCVKPLQFKRVTDEIAPYLRSDQIVVSITSPVQLYHLESALPSKVAKIIPSITHSVRGGSSLCIFGSRLNKKDRLLLLQLFSCIGVPEEIPEGHTRIASDFSSCGPAFLSYFLERWIEAAVEATGIDEALVTRLAGEMLLGTGKLLTEGSFTPQELQERVAVRGGITAQALNHLQTSLEGVFERLITTTHDKYDEDVEKLDELFGLGSIAQSRIDR from the coding sequence ATGAAAGTGGGATTTATCGGAACAGGCAGCATGGGAAGTCTGCTGATCGACACCTTCCTTCGGTCGGGAGCCCTTGATCCATGTGATGTGATGGCCAGCAACCGCAGCCCGGGCAGGCTGATGGAGCTGAAGAAGCTTCATCCCGGAATTACGATATGCTCCGGCAACATCGAAGCCGCCTCGGAGAGCGACCTGGTGTTCCTGTGTGTCAAGCCTTTGCAGTTCAAGCGGGTAACCGATGAGATCGCCCCTTATCTGCGCAGCGACCAGATCGTTGTATCGATTACAAGCCCTGTGCAGCTCTACCATCTGGAATCGGCCCTGCCCTCCAAGGTCGCCAAAATCATTCCCAGCATCACCCATTCCGTCAGAGGCGGGAGTTCGCTGTGCATTTTTGGAAGCCGATTAAATAAAAAAGACAGGCTCCTGCTGCTCCAGCTATTCTCCTGCATTGGAGTTCCGGAGGAAATTCCTGAGGGCCATACGCGGATTGCCTCAGATTTCTCTAGCTGCGGCCCGGCCTTTCTTAGCTATTTCCTGGAGAGGTGGATTGAAGCGGCTGTTGAAGCAACCGGCATCGACGAAGCCCTGGTCACCCGGCTCGCAGGGGAGATGCTGCTGGGTACGGGTAAGCTGTTGACCGAAGGCTCGTTCACCCCGCAGGAGCTGCAGGAACGGGTAGCCGTCCGCGGGGGTATTACCGCGCAAGCCCTGAATCACTTGCAGACCAGTCTGGAAGGGGTGTTTGAACGCCTGATCACCACCACACATGACAAGTATGATGAGGATGTGGAAAAGCTCGACGAGCTGTTCGGGCTTGGCAGTATCGCCCAGAGCCGCATCGACCGTTAA